In Paludisphaera rhizosphaerae, a single window of DNA contains:
- a CDS encoding beta strand repeat-containing protein codes for MEFLEDRAVPAVIPVTVALDSGPGSLRAAIATAAGNSEADTIVFDSSLAGQTITLTTNSSDLAFGATALTITNDDVTIDAGAAKGLTISGDDARRIFSVGSGASLTLQNVTLADGLAQGGHGGDSTGLSAGGGGGAGMGGAIYVYQGTLVIRNSTFVENVAQGGRGGNIATANGSPNYEVATGGGSAFGAGGSYTGSGGSFMGGGGIGGAAPNSDDTDAGMGGTGGTAISAAPGSDGVDGGGGGAGGSSARGMSGLATSAGGFGGGGGGGTTADYSSPGGGDGGFGAGGGGGLYGAGGGAGGFGGGGGGAIGSNGGSEGGAGGFGGGHGDNSTNHTGPGGGGAGMGGAVFNNGGTVTIENSTFTANQAIGGAGGVGWGSGGQAGSGYGGAVFNYNGSLTILSSTLSLNTADHGLAVVSMADGVSATASAAIANSILGDSGSTAPTVADFEGGLDINGGTSTSTGSYNLIRLAVSFDGTSTISGDPMLGALADNTGPTMTMAPQSGSPVLGAGDVSINMLGTDQRGRARVYAGALDLGALQTQPLTTSPSIAGPSSAVFAVGSANSLVVTPSGTPDPVVQVSGTLPDGVSYVIGSDGAVTISGTPAVGSEGTYSIVVSAANGVSPDASKTITLTVGQAIDTAPSTLPLARTGDAYSVLFAAVGGSGADYTYSATGLPDGLTVASDGTLSGTPSALATPGGYTVSLTITDSAGNVRVVTRTLTLRGPLEIADDFHAGAIGSHYSQQITVQGGSGSGYVYSVVGLPPGLTVDENGLISGTIGDTTSGPHDLTITVTDDEGGTVTINRVLNINDEIGLGVGLPAPNPVVGVPYSHQVEATGGAGSGYGYSSTDLPEGLTIDATSGLITGTAVGPAGAYVAHVTVIDSDGSTRSIAVPIQVESALGTNLGSLPAPTAGVGFETTLVGSGGSGSGYTFGSTDLPAWVTLGANGVLTGTPPATGSFTFHIQVTDGNGASSLIPYTWQVGRASSTVALATSSSSTLVGQAVTFTATVSAPGVGVAATGEVRFYDGPTLLATVALTGGEASFTTSGLAAGWHYNVRALYVPIGDSVYDSGWSASVALSIKMTPTGDVVLPALEPDYGGGATYTVVVAPQGGRTATGRVAFYDGATRIGVASLDASGRAVFSTYGLSTGSHSIWAAYEGDAYFRAFATAPTIATIGRNEAVVGVVSTSSPNIFLGQDASVAVTLTAPSWGGAVMTGDVWFYEGDSYLGKAVVQPGPAAQAGGGTPTVVSHATLTGLSLGLGTHRLRVVYSGDANYAPTASTTEATVVVREVATTTSLTASASSAGTTVLTATSAAVDPSAPSALGTVTFYDGDQILGVVPLVDGVATFDVGVPAPGTHAYRAVFSGGGSSSTAAIEVALAGPKVVGLSRYGVHAAATTLALTFDSALDPTSAARAANYRIYDSAGRLISVSHAVYDSASNVVTIYPSQRLNLHRSYRLVVDAQSPNGVAGVTGVALDGSGQGVPGTDFVARLDYRSLADAGDSPAVTYAAGKAQTTSLRFQAYVESVLHRARRTVAVRLIGRPRGR; via the coding sequence ATGGAGTTTCTTGAAGATCGGGCCGTCCCGGCTGTAATCCCAGTCACCGTGGCATTGGATTCCGGCCCGGGTTCGCTGCGAGCGGCGATCGCTACAGCGGCCGGGAACTCCGAGGCCGACACGATCGTCTTCGACTCCAGTCTGGCGGGTCAGACGATCACGTTGACCACGAACAGCTCGGACCTCGCGTTCGGGGCGACGGCCCTGACCATCACGAACGACGACGTGACGATCGACGCGGGCGCGGCGAAGGGGTTGACCATCAGCGGGGACGACGCGCGGCGGATCTTCTCCGTCGGGTCGGGGGCGTCGCTGACTCTCCAGAACGTCACCCTCGCCGACGGTCTGGCCCAGGGAGGCCATGGCGGCGACTCGACGGGCCTCAGCGCCGGCGGCGGCGGCGGCGCGGGGATGGGCGGGGCGATCTACGTCTACCAGGGGACGTTGGTCATCCGGAATTCGACGTTTGTCGAGAACGTGGCCCAAGGCGGCCGCGGCGGCAACATCGCCACGGCCAACGGCTCGCCGAATTATGAAGTTGCGACTGGCGGCGGCAGTGCGTTCGGGGCCGGCGGCTCCTACACGGGGTCTGGCGGATCGTTCATGGGCGGCGGCGGGATTGGCGGGGCGGCTCCGAACTCCGATGATACGGACGCGGGGATGGGCGGCACCGGCGGCACGGCGATCTCCGCGGCCCCGGGCAGCGACGGCGTGGACGGCGGCGGCGGCGGTGCCGGCGGATCATCGGCCCGGGGCATGTCGGGGTTGGCCACGAGCGCTGGAGGGTTCGGCGGCGGCGGCGGCGGTGGAACGACCGCCGACTACAGCAGCCCCGGCGGCGGCGACGGCGGGTTCGGGGCCGGCGGCGGCGGCGGCCTCTACGGTGCCGGCGGCGGCGCGGGGGGCTTCGGCGGCGGCGGCGGCGGCGCCATCGGCAGCAACGGCGGAAGCGAGGGCGGCGCGGGGGGCTTCGGCGGCGGTCACGGCGACAACAGCACCAACCATACCGGGCCCGGCGGCGGCGGCGCGGGGATGGGAGGGGCCGTCTTCAACAACGGCGGCACGGTCACGATCGAGAACTCCACCTTCACCGCTAACCAGGCGATCGGCGGCGCCGGCGGCGTCGGTTGGGGGAGCGGCGGCCAGGCCGGTTCCGGTTACGGCGGTGCAGTCTTCAACTACAACGGCTCCCTGACCATCCTCAGCTCGACCCTCTCCCTGAACACGGCCGACCACGGCCTGGCCGTCGTCAGCATGGCCGACGGCGTCTCGGCGACGGCCTCGGCGGCCATCGCCAACTCGATCCTCGGGGACTCGGGCTCGACCGCGCCGACGGTCGCGGACTTCGAGGGCGGCCTGGACATCAACGGCGGGACGAGCACGTCGACGGGCTCGTACAACCTGATCCGTCTCGCCGTCTCCTTCGATGGGACGTCCACGATCTCCGGCGATCCCATGCTGGGCGCCCTGGCCGACAACACCGGCCCCACGATGACCATGGCACCCCAGTCGGGCAGCCCGGTCCTCGGCGCCGGCGACGTCTCGATCAACATGCTAGGCACCGATCAACGCGGCCGGGCCCGGGTCTACGCCGGCGCGCTCGATCTCGGCGCGCTTCAGACCCAGCCTCTCACGACCTCGCCCTCCATCGCCGGCCCCAGTTCGGCCGTCTTCGCCGTGGGGAGCGCGAACTCCTTGGTGGTCACCCCGTCAGGGACTCCCGATCCCGTAGTTCAGGTCTCCGGGACCTTGCCCGACGGAGTTTCCTACGTCATCGGGAGCGACGGCGCCGTCACGATCTCCGGCACGCCGGCCGTGGGCTCGGAGGGAACGTACTCGATCGTCGTCTCCGCCGCCAACGGCGTCTCTCCCGACGCCTCGAAGACGATCACCCTGACGGTTGGTCAGGCGATCGACACGGCCCCCTCGACTCTGCCGCTGGCGAGGACGGGCGACGCTTACAGCGTCCTGTTCGCGGCCGTCGGCGGGTCGGGGGCGGACTATACCTACTCGGCCACCGGCTTGCCCGACGGCCTGACCGTCGCTTCCGACGGCACCCTCTCGGGTACGCCGTCGGCGTTGGCGACCCCTGGTGGTTACACCGTGTCGCTGACGATCACGGACTCGGCCGGGAACGTCCGGGTCGTCACGCGGACGCTCACTCTCCGCGGGCCGCTGGAGATCGCCGACGACTTCCACGCCGGCGCGATCGGCAGCCATTACTCGCAGCAGATCACGGTCCAGGGCGGATCCGGCTCGGGCTACGTCTACAGCGTCGTGGGGCTGCCCCCCGGCCTCACTGTCGACGAGAACGGACTGATCTCCGGAACCATCGGGGATACGACCAGCGGTCCCCATGACTTGACGATCACGGTGACCGACGACGAGGGGGGCACGGTCACCATCAACCGAGTCCTGAACATCAACGACGAGATCGGCCTGGGGGTGGGGCTGCCCGCGCCGAACCCCGTGGTGGGCGTCCCCTACAGTCATCAGGTCGAGGCGACCGGCGGGGCTGGGTCGGGCTATGGATACTCCTCGACCGACCTGCCCGAAGGGTTGACCATCGACGCCACGTCGGGCCTGATCACCGGGACCGCCGTGGGGCCCGCGGGCGCCTACGTCGCCCATGTCACGGTGATCGATTCGGACGGATCAACGAGGTCGATCGCGGTGCCGATCCAGGTCGAATCCGCCCTGGGGACGAATCTGGGGTCGCTGCCGGCACCCACGGCGGGTGTAGGCTTCGAGACGACCCTGGTCGGTTCCGGCGGTTCAGGGTCGGGGTACACGTTCGGTTCGACCGACCTTCCGGCCTGGGTCACGCTGGGCGCGAACGGAGTGCTGACGGGCACGCCCCCGGCGACCGGGTCGTTCACATTTCATATTCAAGTGACGGACGGGAACGGCGCTTCTTCCCTTATCCCATACACCTGGCAGGTCGGTCGCGCGTCGTCGACGGTCGCGCTGGCGACCTCCTCATCGTCGACGTTGGTCGGCCAAGCGGTGACCTTCACGGCGACGGTCTCCGCGCCCGGCGTGGGCGTCGCGGCGACCGGCGAAGTGCGGTTCTACGACGGGCCGACCCTGCTGGCGACGGTCGCCCTGACCGGCGGGGAGGCGTCATTTACGACGTCGGGCCTGGCCGCCGGCTGGCATTACAACGTACGGGCGTTGTACGTCCCGATCGGCGACTCGGTCTACGACTCGGGGTGGTCGGCGAGCGTCGCTCTGTCGATAAAGATGACGCCGACGGGCGATGTGGTCTTGCCGGCCTTGGAGCCGGACTACGGCGGCGGGGCGACCTACACGGTCGTGGTGGCCCCGCAGGGGGGCAGGACGGCCACGGGGCGAGTCGCGTTCTATGACGGCGCGACGCGGATCGGCGTGGCATCCCTGGACGCTTCCGGCAGGGCGGTCTTCTCGACCTACGGCCTTTCCACGGGATCGCACTCGATCTGGGCGGCCTACGAAGGAGACGCCTACTTCCGTGCCTTCGCGACCGCGCCGACGATCGCGACGATCGGTCGCAACGAGGCCGTCGTGGGTGTCGTGTCGACCTCGTCTCCGAACATCTTCCTGGGCCAGGACGCCTCGGTGGCCGTCACACTGACGGCTCCCTCGTGGGGGGGGGCCGTGATGACGGGCGACGTCTGGTTCTATGAGGGGGACTCGTATCTGGGCAAGGCGGTCGTCCAGCCCGGCCCGGCGGCGCAGGCGGGGGGAGGGACGCCCACGGTGGTCTCGCATGCGACGTTGACGGGCCTGTCGCTCGGCCTCGGCACGCACAGGTTGCGGGTGGTCTACTCGGGAGACGCCAACTACGCGCCGACGGCCTCGACGACCGAGGCGACGGTAGTGGTCCGCGAGGTGGCAACGACCACGAGCCTGACTGCATCAGCCTCGTCCGCCGGCACGACTGTTCTGACGGCGACGTCCGCCGCCGTTGATCCATCGGCTCCGTCGGCGCTGGGGACGGTGACGTTCTACGACGGCGATCAGATCCTGGGCGTCGTGCCGCTGGTCGATGGAGTTGCGACGTTCGACGTGGGCGTTCCGGCTCCTGGAACGCATGCCTATCGTGCGGTCTTTTCCGGCGGTGGGTCTTCCTCAACTGCAGCGATCGAGGTCGCCCTGGCGGGGCCGAAGGTCGTCGGCCTGAGCCGCTACGGCGTGCATGCCGCGGCGACGACGTTGGCTTTGACCTTTGACTCGGCGCTCGATCCAACCTCGGCTGCCCGGGCTGCGAACTATCGGATCTACGATTCGGCCGGCCGCCTGATTTCGGTTTCCCACGCGGTGTATGACTCCGCATCGAACGTGGTCACGATTTATCCGTCACAGCGGCTGAATCTCCATCGATCTTATCGGCTGGTGGTTGACGCCCAGTCGCCGAACGGGGTTGCGGGGGTGACGGGCGTTGCGCTGGATGGTTCGGGCCAGGGCGTTCCGGGGACGGACTTCGTCGCCCGGCTCGACTACCGCAGCCTGGCCGACGCAGGCGATTCGCCGGCCGTGACCTATGCTGCCGGCAAGGCCCAGACGACGTCGCTCCGTTTCCAGGCTTACGTCGAATCCGTGTTGCATCGGGCCAGGCGGACAGTCGCAGTCCGCCTGATCGGACGGCCCCGCGGACGCTGA
- a CDS encoding calcineurin-like phosphoesterase C-terminal domain-containing protein, with protein sequence MPIRLVLAFTVIALAAIQAAVAQQAPNAPAPGAPKNPTETVVPAEAKPAAAPAEKALQTATGFVFHDKNGDGRRNEGEPGVPGVRVSNGRDVVPTDATGKYSLPVDDDTMLFVVKPRNWMTPVDGDNLPKFYYNHKPAGSPKVHFPSVAPTGPLPASVDFALVPREEPDSFKLLLFGDTQPRDVKEVEYITHDVIEPLITAGKHGAVLGITLGDVVFNDLSVYPPLIKSVGLLGLPWYNVLGNHDMNFDGTEDRYSDETWEHYFGPSYYSYNHGPVHFIALDDVIWVPADPKDKKAKGKYHGGLGAKQMEWLRNDLASIPNDQLVVLTMHIPITEIEERPEIYKLLAARPHSLSISAHTHTQAHKFLGSEEGFPGGGKHHHLIHATVCGSWWSGAPDENGIPNATMSDGAPNGYSIVTFNGPNYDVEFHAARRPADHQMNIYTPEEVAVEAVPTTDVVVNVFAGSEREKVEYRLGESGEWRTMEQARGEDPYFVAMKKLEEGPTPPPGRKLPAAHKSTHLWRAKLATAAPTPGTYLVHVRATDMFGKTHVDQRAVRIVAASPSTPAPATTPAAGN encoded by the coding sequence ATGCCGATCCGCCTCGTCCTCGCATTCACCGTGATCGCCCTCGCGGCGATCCAGGCCGCCGTCGCCCAGCAAGCGCCGAACGCCCCCGCCCCCGGCGCTCCGAAGAACCCGACGGAAACCGTCGTCCCCGCGGAAGCGAAGCCGGCCGCCGCGCCGGCCGAGAAGGCCCTGCAAACGGCGACGGGCTTCGTCTTCCACGACAAGAACGGCGACGGCCGACGGAACGAGGGCGAGCCCGGCGTCCCGGGCGTGCGGGTCTCCAACGGCCGCGACGTCGTCCCCACCGACGCGACCGGGAAGTACTCGCTCCCGGTCGACGACGACACCATGCTGTTCGTCGTCAAGCCCCGGAACTGGATGACCCCCGTCGACGGCGACAACCTGCCGAAGTTCTACTACAACCACAAGCCGGCCGGCTCGCCCAAGGTCCACTTCCCCAGCGTCGCGCCGACCGGCCCGCTGCCGGCGTCGGTCGACTTCGCGCTCGTTCCTCGCGAGGAGCCGGACTCGTTCAAGCTCCTCCTCTTCGGCGACACCCAGCCCCGCGACGTGAAGGAGGTCGAGTACATCACCCACGACGTGATCGAACCGCTGATCACCGCCGGCAAGCACGGGGCCGTTCTGGGGATCACCCTCGGCGACGTCGTCTTCAACGACCTCTCGGTCTACCCGCCGCTCATCAAGTCGGTCGGCCTGCTGGGACTTCCCTGGTACAACGTGCTGGGGAACCACGACATGAACTTCGACGGAACCGAAGACCGCTACTCGGACGAGACCTGGGAACACTACTTCGGCCCCTCGTACTACTCGTACAACCACGGCCCGGTCCACTTCATCGCCCTCGACGACGTGATCTGGGTCCCCGCTGATCCCAAGGACAAAAAGGCCAAGGGGAAGTACCATGGCGGCCTGGGCGCGAAGCAGATGGAGTGGCTCCGCAACGACCTGGCGAGCATCCCCAACGACCAGCTCGTCGTCCTGACGATGCACATCCCGATCACCGAGATCGAGGAACGGCCCGAGATCTACAAGCTGCTGGCCGCCCGGCCGCACTCGCTGTCGATCTCGGCCCACACGCATACGCAGGCGCACAAATTCCTCGGCTCGGAAGAGGGCTTCCCAGGCGGCGGCAAGCACCACCACCTGATCCACGCCACGGTCTGCGGCTCGTGGTGGTCGGGCGCTCCGGATGAGAACGGCATCCCCAACGCCACCATGTCCGACGGCGCTCCCAACGGCTACTCGATCGTCACCTTCAACGGCCCCAATTACGACGTCGAGTTCCACGCGGCCCGCCGTCCCGCCGATCACCAGATGAACATCTACACGCCCGAGGAAGTCGCCGTCGAGGCCGTCCCGACGACCGACGTGGTCGTCAACGTCTTCGCCGGCTCCGAACGCGAGAAGGTCGAGTACCGCCTGGGCGAGTCGGGCGAATGGCGGACGATGGAGCAGGCCCGCGGCGAAGACCCGTACTTCGTCGCCATGAAGAAGCTCGAAGAGGGCCCCACGCCCCCTCCGGGCCGCAAGCTCCCCGCCGCCCACAAGTCGACCCACCTCTGGCGTGCGAAGCTGGCGACCGCCGCCCCAACCCCCGGCACCTACCTGGTCCACGTCCGCGCCACCGACATGTTCGGCAAGACCCACGTCGACCAGCGGGCCGTCCGGATCGTCGCCGCGTCGCCGTCGACGCCCGCGCCGGCAACGACGCCGGCCGCCGGCAACTGA
- a CDS encoding glycosyltransferase 61 family protein: protein MTVKNLAKASLIGSSRLIGRYVPFSADELRTVPRELVPFEGDLPSDWGHVHAQEARRFVVPRVPMHVNNLLYTPEGMAWADGRLFEKYSIRKPSLRELVRKPSARRARVIDEAVVTQSETPYTFGDWTSQLLISILNRYPLTAPLVLPLRLYERSFVRRDLERLGIEVIPADVDLRIGHALVLPRTRPENAFTPADMRNFQRAFQIDAPTPRPGSIVYLSREGEASDSFERRYPSREVAEIVRGLGGRVVMARETSLDEYIRLAEHAETVVADHGSAICNILYWKPKRVVELFSTAWWNPYFLFFAHAHGVPSYRLMNIDDDSHLSERLAEALKARSLQSVA from the coding sequence GTGACCGTCAAGAATCTGGCGAAAGCCTCATTGATCGGATCGTCACGCCTGATCGGTCGATACGTCCCGTTCTCGGCCGACGAGCTTCGGACGGTTCCGCGCGAGCTCGTCCCGTTCGAGGGCGATCTCCCCAGCGACTGGGGCCACGTCCACGCTCAGGAAGCCAGGCGGTTCGTCGTCCCGCGCGTCCCAATGCACGTCAACAACCTCCTCTACACGCCCGAAGGGATGGCCTGGGCGGACGGCCGGCTGTTCGAGAAGTACAGCATCCGCAAGCCGTCGCTCCGAGAACTGGTCCGGAAGCCCTCCGCTCGACGCGCCCGGGTGATCGACGAGGCCGTCGTGACCCAATCCGAGACGCCTTACACCTTCGGCGATTGGACGAGCCAACTCCTGATCTCCATCCTCAATCGCTACCCCCTCACCGCTCCCCTCGTCCTGCCGCTCCGCCTCTATGAGCGCAGCTTCGTCCGTCGAGACCTGGAACGGCTCGGCATCGAGGTCATCCCGGCGGACGTCGATCTCCGCATCGGTCACGCCCTGGTCCTCCCCCGGACCCGGCCCGAAAACGCCTTCACGCCGGCCGACATGCGCAACTTCCAGCGCGCCTTCCAGATCGACGCCCCCACGCCCAGGCCGGGATCGATCGTCTACCTCTCTCGCGAAGGCGAAGCCTCGGACTCCTTCGAAAGACGCTATCCCAGCCGTGAGGTCGCCGAGATCGTCCGCGGCCTCGGCGGACGCGTCGTCATGGCGCGCGAGACGTCGCTCGACGAGTACATCAGGCTGGCCGAGCATGCCGAGACGGTGGTCGCCGATCACGGTTCGGCGATCTGCAACATCCTCTACTGGAAGCCGAAGCGGGTCGTCGAATTGTTCAGCACCGCGTGGTGGAACCCCTACTTCCTGTTCTTCGCCCACGCGCACGGCGTCCCCAGCTACCGCCTGATGAATATCGACGACGACTCCCACCTTTCCGAAAGACTGGCGGAGGCACTGAAAGCCCGCTCGCTTCAGTCCGTGGCCTGA
- a CDS encoding SPFH domain-containing protein, translating to MREMLIVPKSGAGMLSLGLGLLGLAVLLVVVAAASGQGGWAVLAVASVVTAIFIFTGLFTVGPNDAKVLQLFGDYRGTVREPGLRWVNPFYTKRRISLRVRNFESERLKVNDLAGNPIEIAAVVVWRVVDTAEALFHVDDFTDFVHVQSEAALRNLALNYPYDPHVDGEIALRSHTAEVAEHLKTEIQDRLVQAGVDVLEARISHLAYAPEIAHAMLQRQQASAVIAARQKIVEGAVGMVEMALDRLSHQKIVELDNDKKAAMIGNLLVVLCSDRGTQPVVNASKS from the coding sequence ATGCGCGAGATGCTGATCGTCCCGAAGTCCGGCGCGGGGATGTTGTCGCTGGGCCTGGGGTTGCTGGGCCTGGCGGTGCTGCTCGTGGTCGTCGCGGCGGCGAGCGGGCAGGGTGGATGGGCCGTTCTCGCCGTGGCGTCCGTCGTGACCGCGATCTTCATCTTCACCGGGCTGTTCACGGTGGGGCCGAACGACGCCAAGGTCCTGCAACTTTTCGGCGACTACCGGGGGACCGTTCGTGAGCCCGGCCTGCGGTGGGTGAATCCGTTCTACACCAAGCGTCGGATCTCGCTGCGGGTGCGGAACTTCGAGAGCGAGCGGTTGAAGGTCAACGACCTGGCGGGCAACCCGATCGAGATCGCGGCGGTGGTCGTCTGGCGGGTCGTCGACACCGCGGAGGCCCTCTTCCACGTCGACGATTTCACCGACTTCGTCCACGTCCAGAGCGAGGCCGCCCTACGCAACCTCGCCCTGAACTATCCCTACGACCCGCACGTCGACGGAGAGATCGCGCTGCGGAGCCACACGGCGGAGGTCGCCGAGCATCTCAAGACCGAGATCCAGGACCGGCTCGTGCAGGCGGGCGTCGACGTGCTGGAGGCCCGGATCAGCCACTTGGCCTACGCGCCGGAGATCGCCCACGCGATGCTCCAGCGCCAGCAGGCGTCGGCGGTGATCGCCGCCCGGCAGAAGATCGTTGAGGGTGCCGTGGGGATGGTCGAGATGGCGCTGGACCGGCTCTCGCACCAGAAGATCGTCGAGTTGGACAACGACAAGAAGGCCGCGATGATCGGCAACCTGCTGGTCGTCCTCTGCTCCGACCGCGGCACGCAGCCGGTCGTCAACGCGAGCAAGAGCTAG
- a CDS encoding class I SAM-dependent methyltransferase, with amino-acid sequence MSEPRRVRSFASNSPEYHRAFQAFLDHTDQKNKAMAWLNREVDSLPSRSVGIDAGAGSGTLTRWLVPQFESVVAIEPNPSLVAELRGACPGVLVIPDVITAASPSSRADFVLCSHVFYYIPRAQWDPTLRTMKNWLAPGGVLAVALQNPATDCMRMVDHFIGGRFDLDELRRATEAEGDQYETRVETVPAQIQAPSLDVACEICEFVLNSLPMPSPPAWDDLADYVEERFKQPDGRYRWSCDQDFLKVTRAS; translated from the coding sequence ATGTCGGAGCCGCGTCGCGTTCGGTCGTTCGCGTCCAACAGCCCGGAGTATCATCGGGCGTTCCAGGCCTTTCTGGATCACACAGACCAGAAGAACAAGGCCATGGCCTGGCTGAATCGCGAGGTCGATTCGCTTCCCAGCCGATCCGTCGGGATCGACGCCGGCGCAGGCAGCGGGACGCTCACGAGGTGGCTCGTTCCGCAGTTCGAGTCGGTGGTCGCCATCGAGCCGAACCCGTCGCTGGTCGCGGAGCTTCGGGGAGCCTGTCCGGGCGTCCTGGTGATTCCAGACGTGATCACTGCCGCGTCGCCGTCGTCGCGGGCCGACTTCGTGCTGTGCTCTCACGTCTTCTACTACATCCCCCGCGCCCAGTGGGATCCGACGCTGCGGACGATGAAGAACTGGCTGGCCCCGGGGGGCGTGCTGGCCGTCGCGCTTCAGAACCCCGCGACCGACTGCATGCGGATGGTCGACCACTTCATCGGCGGCCGGTTCGACCTCGACGAGCTTCGCCGGGCGACCGAGGCCGAGGGCGACCAGTACGAGACGCGCGTGGAGACGGTCCCGGCCCAGATTCAGGCGCCCAGCCTGGACGTCGCCTGCGAGATCTGCGAGTTCGTCCTGAACTCGCTCCCCATGCCTTCGCCTCCGGCCTGGGACGACCTGGCGGATTACGTCGAAGAGCGTTTCAAACAGCCGGACGGCCGCTATCGGTGGTCGTGCGACCAGGATTTTCTGAAGGTGACGAGAGCCAGTTGA
- a CDS encoding SHD1 domain-containing protein gives MGGCFGRAAAWCALAWALTASTAAIGDEPELRTWKDVSGRFKLEARYVGVEGEKVVLRKPDGSEMQVVLDKLCSADRTYVADLQKKLAEEDPFKPKAAEDPFKPAASASAPASRPAAGAMNGRLGSRAAALPSPSPSARATAASGGEPSEIRADVAAAPFAALPLDGAWKVDVAAAPAPAADFRPRAVAVPPTSDFFERRKGFVVNAPATHALVGYTMDNPKPGTTRVVLLDLKSGRPLGSAKTEGLMAPLALSDSGDQVLMRRDEFGFGNSDRLELWTLTSDSLVKAWKMVPYSDVQGGERDVKWAAFLGPNRFATLGGKGRLVLWDLDGVRPTLALHVDDACTPAVSPDGKFLAFVGDGKIGVLDVDGGQVAAVQALPSKHNPWPALAFSPSGKRLACLAGSTMSVWNTADGSLHRDLMLTPIAVGPNTPPAWSDDDHVLVANKYLIDVDSQVRLWEYDGADAVVGGRDGLCWFLLPSRPNQTGAVVPAKLPQPGALQTLKQALADPNFFVFNEGATVAIDPNGIPDASRRQQVVDALTQKLAQMQVKVAPGAALTLAPSVEPGKEQEISYRTFGRGFRTDNFKVRPQISKIKFMYQGKPAWESAASTLPMMDFAHLGPNESLADHVKKFEQPNYAFFEQIALPRLLARPRPDGSIALGRSQVSTSGVR, from the coding sequence ATGGGCGGATGCTTCGGTCGCGCGGCGGCCTGGTGCGCGTTGGCGTGGGCGTTGACGGCTTCGACGGCCGCGATCGGAGACGAGCCCGAGCTGCGGACCTGGAAGGACGTCAGCGGTCGCTTCAAGCTCGAAGCCCGCTACGTCGGCGTCGAGGGGGAGAAGGTCGTCCTCCGCAAGCCCGACGGGTCGGAGATGCAGGTCGTACTGGATAAGCTCTGTTCGGCCGATCGAACCTACGTGGCCGACCTGCAGAAGAAACTCGCCGAGGAAGACCCGTTCAAGCCCAAGGCGGCCGAGGACCCGTTCAAGCCGGCGGCCTCCGCTTCCGCCCCCGCCTCTCGCCCCGCAGCCGGCGCGATGAACGGACGCCTGGGCTCACGGGCGGCTGCGCTGCCGAGTCCCTCGCCATCCGCCCGGGCGACTGCAGCTTCCGGGGGCGAGCCCTCGGAGATCCGCGCCGACGTCGCGGCGGCTCCTTTCGCCGCACTGCCGCTTGACGGCGCCTGGAAGGTCGACGTGGCCGCGGCCCCCGCGCCGGCCGCCGACTTCCGCCCCCGTGCCGTGGCCGTGCCGCCGACGAGCGACTTCTTCGAGCGCCGCAAGGGCTTCGTCGTGAACGCCCCGGCGACGCACGCGCTGGTCGGCTACACGATGGACAATCCCAAGCCGGGGACGACGCGCGTGGTGTTGCTCGACCTCAAGTCGGGCAGGCCGTTGGGCTCGGCGAAGACCGAGGGCCTGATGGCGCCGCTCGCCCTGTCAGACTCCGGCGATCAGGTGCTGATGCGTCGGGACGAATTCGGCTTCGGCAACTCCGACCGCCTTGAACTGTGGACTCTGACGTCCGATTCGCTGGTGAAGGCCTGGAAGATGGTCCCCTACAGCGACGTGCAGGGGGGCGAGCGCGACGTGAAGTGGGCGGCCTTCCTTGGTCCGAACCGGTTCGCGACGCTTGGCGGCAAGGGGAGGTTGGTGCTCTGGGATCTGGACGGCGTCCGGCCTACGCTGGCGCTCCACGTCGACGACGCCTGTACGCCGGCCGTCTCGCCCGACGGCAAGTTCCTGGCGTTCGTCGGAGACGGCAAAATCGGCGTGCTGGACGTCGACGGCGGGCAGGTCGCCGCCGTGCAGGCTCTCCCCTCCAAGCACAACCCCTGGCCGGCCCTGGCGTTCAGCCCCTCCGGCAAGCGGCTCGCCTGTCTGGCCGGCTCGACGATGTCCGTCTGGAACACGGCCGACGGATCGCTCCATCGCGACCTGATGCTGACGCCGATCGCCGTCGGCCCCAACACGCCGCCGGCCTGGAGCGACGACGATCACGTGCTGGTCGCCAACAAGTACCTGATCGACGTCGACAGCCAGGTGCGACTCTGGGAGTACGACGGGGCCGACGCGGTCGTCGGCGGTCGCGACGGCCTCTGCTGGTTCCTGCTCCCCTCGCGACCCAACCAGACCGGGGCCGTCGTGCCGGCGAAACTCCCGCAGCCCGGCGCGCTGCAGACGCTCAAGCAGGCGCTGGCCGACCCCAACTTCTTCGTCTTCAACGAAGGCGCGACGGTCGCCATCGACCCCAACGGCATCCCCGACGCCTCTCGACGTCAGCAGGTGGTCGACGCCCTGACGCAGAAACTCGCCCAGATGCAGGTGAAGGTCGCGCCCGGCGCGGCGCTGACGCTGGCCCCCTCGGTCGAGCCCGGCAAGGAGCAGGAGATTTCTTACCGCACCTTCGGCCGAGGCTTCCGAACCGACAACTTCAAGGTCCGCCCGCAGATCAGCAAGATCAAGTTCATGTACCAGGGCAAACCGGCCTGGGAGTCGGCCGCGTCCACGCTGCCGATGATGGACTTCGCCCACCTCGGACCCAATGAATCATTGGCCGACCACGTCAAGAAGTTCGAGCAACCCAACTACGCCTTCTTCGAGCAGATCGCGCTGCCCCGCCTTCTGGCGAGGCCCCGCCCCGATGGTTCGATCGCTTTGGGACGATCGCAGGTGTCGACGTCGGGCGTGCGGTGA